From the genome of Aspergillus chevalieri M1 DNA, chromosome 8, nearly complete sequence, one region includes:
- a CDS encoding uncharacterized protein (COG:S;~EggNog:ENOG410PIG9;~InterPro:IPR028084;~PFAM:PF14636) — protein sequence MLGRLLNTAASTLNPAAYSSRNTTQLESVTEEEHTSGLLFPDASLLRRSNTHAYPLQSAFNSPNASSAGAYDDRGGLELDPARDFRVIIAQNALGDRDACVLLDTRAPSADLASLGLGPDDQDPASRHGRTVSSVSRGSRRVYTSHSTAEPSALSNAANARRSSVASTGAFTRARGRSSTLSPAGAWHEPGHTRGSADSSDSGLLNCIFGSSAFSYRGSSTKMHIISADEEPGRTPSASPKTRGPMSRAFTTGSSSSFIGPSRPGEDKPPAKVTVLLTRMFSVNLPEGGEPSSDQSDLAASMYQESFPDAGFPFPDVTKRKKIKEKKTPMYAVAITIQIPLISRNAGRPVSRFGSQGVDSPRMGMSCSLDSDYRWRNSFLDDSLSAASPPASLDERIDLLVDHWDVVTRTLSHMERLARKEILFLLKKVDSVSGVHPKPVKPPNMQRTNQTIIHLPANILAVNSRLRNEAVRSTRRISTALQTPYVVTGQSRWGVWREEGRSIVRTLGDKEHSFFFLVLLTAFLGNHTEWLNMLGPEWYRRRHHLQQKAQQDVDPTISNRTVIVSPDKMIARRLIFLLSTFLPAKHRFEPLPSPLRPGTSTSMRAVSQSPPSVPVLRQESLRRAIERRSRAQRLNRDNDQHDRSVSVSSNDTTHRSDDTDLGPPPELQQYRRGSDTRSIRTLGIPMHTKDVRVKNTSSATTSTTTPSSTVPVPHFAAQQKRPEREGQERPTVDSLASETLLKNLQRSESSAISSANSSLPSTGGRWGSLFSGLWSSRQGSSTADGSDTIPAPDARRRSTSTAYIGPPRRGPPTLSQMVKEASGTLPEASPKTVGNISIPQPSAHDFGDEQQDLSTTDQVKESPLKLSVRGDDGIVDVDLPLPGFISLSSSGDSTVASPKKTRTSVTSVDAVASTHSSGSGFACAPKEHDGPNINVAGWMKNFHEDFMLQAVRPYNGLEADIKRAMQAEPTPSSSFSPDVDGSDRWVDVATTLVADVRTFTVKRLRLRRKAPLDTHSLSPSTRRPSQVFGPLTPGSTNTSFFTDPNRASMDGFCIIEAEEKFVEEPVMDLDGTLIDALERVLSQSGQSSLAHSRAPSPPRTRKGDSGRLSEPVKDETPPVEVPRAECRKTVLGALEEVVRSVTAEHCRDDVDGELGLADRERKRSLAGVDNTLREGVRRWLLDVEEAW from the coding sequence ATGCTGGGCCGATTGTTAAACACCGCAGCCTCCACGTTAAATCCAGCGGCCTATTCTTCGCGAAACACTACTCAGCTGGAGTCTGTTACAGAGGAGGAACACACCTCCGGCTTGTTATTCCCCGACGCCAGTTTACTCCGACGGTCCAACACGCATGCCTATCCTTTACAGTCTGCGTTCAATTCACCAAATGCCTCCTCTGCAGGTGCCTATGATGATCGTGGTGGATTAGAATTGGATCCTGCGAGGGATTTTCGGGTGATCATTGCCCAGAATGCACTCGGGGATCGGGATGCTTGTGTTCTGCTGGATACCCGTGCTCCTTCGGCCGATCTGGCTTCTCTCGGTCTAGGTCCGGATGATCAGGATCCTGCGTCGAGACATGGTCGTACCGTTTCTAGTGTCTCCCGGGGGTCTCGGAGAGTCTATACGTCTCACTCTACGGCAGAACCGAGTGCGTTGTCGAATGCAGCCAATGCACGGAGGTCCTCTGTGGCTAGTACTGGTGCCTTTACGCGCGCTCGAGGTCGTAGCTCTACCTTGTCACCAGCTGGAGCGTGGCATGAACCAGGCCACACGCGTGGTTCAGCGGATTCGAGTGATTCCGGTCTGCTGAACTGTATATTTGGCAGCAGTGCGTTTAGCTATCGAGGCTCGTCGACGAAAATGCATATCATTTCTGCCGATGAGGAGCCAGGCAGGACCCCGAGTGCCTCTCCTAAAACACGAGGTCCCATGTCCCGGGCCTTTACCACGGGCAGCTCATCCAGCTTCATCGGACCCAGTCGACCGGGCGAGGACAAACCGCCAGCGAAGGTGACAGTCCTCTTGACTAGGATGTTCAGCGTCAACCTACCGGAGGGCGGGGAACCGTCGTCGGACCAGAGTGATTTGGCGGCATCGATGTATCAGGAGTCCTTTCCGGATGCGGGTTTCCCTTTCCCCGACGTTACCAAACGGAAAAAAatcaaggagaaaaagactCCGATGTACGCTGTGGCAATCACTATCCAAATTCCGTTGATCAGTCGCAATGCTGGGCGCCCGGTATCACGGTTCGGCTCGCAGGGAGTTGACTCTCCTCGGATGGGCATGTCTTGCTCGTTGGATTCGGACTATCGCTGGCGAAATTCGTTTCTTGATGATAGTCTGTCAGCTGCGTCTCCGCCGGCTAGTCTCGATGAGCGTATCGACTTGCTAGTTGACCATTGGGATGTGGTCACTCGCACACTATCGCACATGGAGAGACTTGCTCGGAAGGAGATCCTATTCCTCTTGAAAAAGGTGGATTCCGTCTCGGGCGTACACCCGAAGCCTGTCAAACCACCCAACATGCAACGAACAAATCAAACTATTATCCATCTTCCAGCAAACATATTGGCTGTGAACTCGAGACTCCGAAATGAGGCTGTTCGCAGTACCCGCCGGATTAGCACGGCCCTTCAGACGCCATACGTGGTGACAGGTCAGAGCCGTTGGGGCGTCTGGCGCGAGGAAGGTCGTTCGATCGTCCGTACTCTTGGTGACAAAGAGCATAgttttttcttcttggtaCTTCTCACGGCCTTCTTGGGCAACCACACAGAGTGGCTCAATATGTTGGGTCCAGAGTGGTATCGACGCCGGCATCACCTCCAACAAAAGGCACAACAGGATGTCGATCCGACCATTTCAAACCGGACGGTCATTGTCTCTCcggacaagatgattgctCGCCGGCTAATTTTCCTACTTTCGACGTTCCTCCCGGCCAAACACCGCTTTGAGCCGCTACCATCTCCTTTACGTCCAGGTACCTCCACGTCCATGCGTGCTGTCTCTCAAAGTCCGCCAAGCGTGCCTGTTCTCCGGCAGGAGTCTCTTCGACGCGCCATTGAACGACGATCGCGTGCACAGCGTTTGAACCGAGACAACGATCAGCATGATCGGTCCGTCAGTGTCTCTTCGAATGACACAACCCACCGTTCGGATGACACTGATTTGGGCCCTCCGCCAGAGCTTCAACAATATCGGAGGGGCTCAGACACTCGCTCCATCAGGACTTTGGGTATTCCAATGCATACCAAAGATGTCCGTGTGAAAAATACTAGTTCGGCTACGACCTCAACAACAACGCCAAGCAGTACCGTCCCGGTTCCTCATTTTGCTGCACAGCAGAAGCGTCCTGAACGCGAGGGACAAGAACGACCTACAGTCGACAGCTTAGCTTCTGAGACCCTCCTGAAAAATCTTCAGAGAAGTGAAAGTTCCGCTATTAGCAGCGCCAACAGCAGTCTTCCATCGACTGGCGGCCGATGGGGCAGCCTTTTCTCTGGTCTGTGGTCGTCGCGGCAGGGATCGTCTACCGCTGATGGTAGTGACACTATTCCTGCTCCTGACGCTCGCAGACGCTCTACTTCTACTGCATACATTGGCCCTCCAAGGCGTGGTCCTCCAACACTCAGCCAAATGGTGAAAGAAGCATCTGGCACCTTGCCGGAAGCATCCCCAAAGACAGTGGGAAATATTTCTATTCCGCAACCATCGGCTCATGACTTTGGGGATGAGCAGCAGGACTTGTCGACGACAGACCAAGTGAAAGAATCTCCGTTGAAGTTGTCCGTACGAGGAGACGATGGTATAGTCGACGTTGACCTTCCACTCCCTGGTTTTATTTCCCTTTCTTCGTCCGGCGATTCTACCGTGGCATCTCCTAAGAAAACGCGGACATCTGTTACCAGTGTCGATGCCGTGGCATCCACGCACAGCAGTGGCTCCGGATTTGCTTGCGCGCCGAAGGAGCACGATGGCCCCAATATCAATGTTGCTGGTTGGATGAAGAATTTCCATGAAGATTTCATGCTACAAGCTGTGCGACCATATAACGGGCTGGAGGCTGATATCAAGCGTGCTATGCAAGCGGAACCTACTCCTAGCAGttcattctctccagacGTGGATGGATCGGATCGATGGGTCGACGTGGCTACTACTCTGGTTGCCGATGTTAGAACCTTTACCGTCAAGCGACTACGTCTGAGGCGAAAAGCTCCATTGGACACTCATTCGCTATCACCTTCTACTCGTCGCCCAAGTCAAGTCTTTGGTCCTCTCACACCTGGATCCACAAATACGAGTTTCTTTACTGATCCTAACCGAGCTTCGATGGACGGTTTCTGTATTATTGAGGCAGAGGAGAAGTTCGTCGAGGAACCTGTCATGGATCTTGACGGTACTTTGATTGATGCTCTTGAACGTGTCTTGTCACAGAGTGGCCAATCTTCTCTCGCTCACTCGCGTGCTCCATCTCCCCCTCGAACCCGCAAAGGCGACTCCGGACGACTTTCGGAACCTGTTAAAGATGAGACCCCTCCGGTTGAGGTCCCACGTGCGGAGTGTCGAAAAACGGTCCTCGGTGCTCTCGAAGAAGTTGTCCGCAGCGTGACCGCTGAGCATTGTCGTGATGATGTGGATGGTGAGCTTGGTCTGGCGGATCGCGAGCGGAAGCGGTCGTTGGCTGGTGTGGACAATACCCTTAGGGAAGGAGTTCGTCGATGGTTGCTTGATGTTGAAGAGGCTTGGTAG
- the iml1 gene encoding GTPase-activating protein IML1 (BUSCO:EOG092604I8;~COG:T;~EggNog:ENOG410PI1E;~InterPro:IPR036388,IPR036390,IPR000591,IPR027244;~PFAM:PF00610,PF12257;~go_function: GO:0005096 - GTPase activator activity [Evidence IEA];~go_process: GO:0035556 - intracellular signal transduction [Evidence IEA]) produces the protein MSFRGPMKRSHLRQVSAASLETLSSSRSVESPRQGSTHDLHSPAEEKFIPPGSVPLDRRQCTLWVHDETFSREEILFNQTAFSGTGVKTGDIIEILPARSSTSEGAHPDLGTRSLRDGHVDSSSTLHSDMTSRSKFKTPLQNRCLFVVKPLPQEIKTRNPKLEISITSSIANIFGLKNRNQVLLSVVDRGQCSASHVDISFRDQFMVRSDMWRLVMSELAGKVIFKGQKISFMGSIKATVKNIFIRGKKVLSGYFSPHTIPVFRSEAAKYVLFIQMSREMWDFDSEGTGDILFSRVINGFLPELFKRWASSEARHLVTIVLFTRVEYDVSAGGGVFSTLSSENFRSVSGPNHVPTRDFYRVVVNDMSSGHWTTILDELKRDFRTFLRDVSILKADDTETPTKNDAPPKAPTATVAGRPSTALRGNILEAIHLASAHLAYDHIDRDMVHTGTSIIVITPGSGVFEVSYESLASTTEALTNRGIAIDLVCLSPMPLHSVPLFKYKEPAPRPQSSALGDINEGGYSPERRESFVNFANRTPNISPRSTFPGSLLAMNARNQSSPNSEWSYGIPHWLDISYWNPDTYRESRRILKNDPNAPIPYTVTKRSKVFVPRVRMYEIQMMGVMESEQSNISIPYLLEGQGVSRGQTAGFGSGPASLAAPGRSRHQLSDSLRPEPYRQNMANPKGPTPGGSKRRTQKSVLSWMDQYDDNIFQAFPKPQRKHTRPRKRFSEPEVQASGLHERLSARSVTRLREHEIQSERDHSPHSFPRKIEPTGLATPVSPVSTKNVSPKKPSLKPLSTARTSKISRTISFALRGLGATPPRAQASTEVNVEHAKALPMFNQKPPVTTSADWRNADSRSSSDAGSVSTSGSTATAEAQPPTPQRPVRNTAITPSRPISIKVPPKKPSGDGEQADRSESLSSTVTEIPLHDARHERQARKLGPRFEMTMRDYSAKSPPGKALAHWVRSINPCNTPREVLRDTTWFGRWQHAYPRPPHVAVVKWKSLKSPAILPLTTEEFPTLNELSSDYLQTPYRVFPNDDAEGFEAPKTRGILMRELISLRLSHGFQIVVGKNVAEASGQYALESLNVFDTSNLERDGTYIFLSKGNTIHRLICVDSLEIEVTRFTHQNSSALNRYRKGGRIPYSPAIRTILNSEYEVKNLELDSTVEEYNWNYADNYIAGHRDYLFNPAQQLHFWRVRYVLIPMRLQVTSRRHLQSFNEDNEEEIHLLGISQLTHIWQRHKYVPPENRFESSNKKHVQNPLNIMYQTANPSEVVAAELDRIILTDPGHDNPPAQLLPELLERSNITLSSLAQIIQEDKGVRMMDRRWHWRLHYNCFIGFEFTTWLFQNFDDIHSREEAVEFGNELMQAGLFQHVEKRHNFRDGNYFYQISSEYRVSRPESRGSWFPQIRPDKSAPTTPATEQFKDSPASTNTHSRTGSLEESTNSSQPPNTPSKSKNKAAIMLSKTMKYDVDPRKRSNRTEVIDLHYDRLHNPENCFHIELTWMNTTPKLIEDTVMSWATTADKFGLKLVQVPIGEATSISETQPFRKPYRIRLKLPPPPKAPAPTIFNQNNNNAASFTQSSDSAPTTTTNDHLYFQKALLRKFDFVLDFEPRSAFPQDVEVSYSWGTPDYQYPQYIHRSGSILAQITDEGDFLLLANRLVSTRSPVSTTSRSAERRNAAPEHPVDRISPRLSPLIRPIHDSPMSPQLSMHPHPHPHPPHPHQHLHPHNQQHQHQPTNPPIIDTANLYRAPEHILSSLADFCADAHRLESFYAESMHITTRPASTSAGPAALNTSSSSLMDASIPSLELPASVVSHHIAASHSGGLNPPAPVRVASDGIVSTVGAAGGSTSGGGVTRPRRDSKSYKGSPRSGGLRPLRLS, from the coding sequence ATGTCTTTCCGCGGCCCCATGAAGCGCTCGCACCTGAGGCAGGTCAGCGCGGCCAGTCTAGAGACTCTGTCCAGCTCCCGATCTGTGGAGTCTCCGCGGCAGGGCAGTACCCACGATCTCCATTCGCCGGCGGAAGAGAAGTTCATCCCACCGGGCTCGGTTCCCCTGGACAGACGCCAATGCACGCTGTGGGTTCACGATGAGACGTTTTCCCGGGAAGAGATCCTGTTCAACCAGACTGCGTTTAGCGGCACTGGTGTGAAGACGGGGGATATCATTGAGATTCTGCCCGCGCGGTCGTCGACTAGTGAAGGGGCGCATCCGGATTTGGGGACTAGGTCGCTGCGTGATGGACATGTTGATTCTAGCTCGACGCTGCATTCGGATATGACGTCTAGGTCTAAGTTTAAGACACCGTTGCAGAATCGTTGTCTGTTCGTGGTTAAACCGCTGCCGCAGGAGATCAAGACGAGGAATCCTAAGCTGGAGATTTCGATTACTAGTAGTATCGCCAATATCTTTGGGTTGAAGAATCGGAATCAGGTGCTTTTATCTGTTGTCGACCGTGGGCAGTGCTCTGCGTCTCATGTGGATATCTCGTTCCGGGATCAGTTCATGGTTCGTTCTGATATGTGGAGATTGGTTATGTCTGAGCTGGCGGGAAAAGTGATCTTCAAGGGTCAAAAGATCTCGTTCATGGGAAGTATCAAGGCGACAGTTAAGAATATCTTCATCCGGGGGAAGAAGGTGCTTTCGGGTTACTTTTCGCCGCATACCATTCCAGTGTTTCGCAGTGAAGCTGCAAAGTATGTGTTGTTCATCCAAATGTCCAGGGAGATGTGGGATTTTGATTCTGAAGGGACCGGAGACATCCTCTTCAGCAGAGTCATCAACGGCTTTTTGCCAGAGCTGTTCAAGCGGTGGGCTAGCTCTGAAGCCAGACATCTTGTGACAATCGTGCTGTTTACACGGGTGGAATACGACGTATCAGCTGGTGGAGGCGTTTTCTCAACGCTCAGCTCTGAGAATTTCAGAAGCGTCTCCGGTCCGAATCATGTTCCCACCAGAGACTTCTATCGAGTAGTAGTAAACGACATGTCAAGCGGTCATTGGACTACCATCTTGGATGAGTTGAAACGGGACTTCAGGACATTCCTAAGGGACGTTTCGATACTCAAGGCAGATGATACAGAGACACCGACAAAAAACGACGCGCCACCAAAAGCACCCACAGCAACTGTTGCAGGACGACCAAGTACTGCACTTCGTGGGAATATCCTGGAAGCAATTCACCTTGCCTCAGCACATCTGGCATACGACCATATTGACCGTGACATGGTTCATACTGGAACGTCAATCATTGTCATCACGCCGGGAAGTGGTGTCTTTGAGGTTTCCTACGAGTCTCTGGCTTCCACCACGGAGGCTCTGACAAATCGTGGTATTGCGATTGACTTGGTTTGTCTCAGCCCGATGCCGCTCCACTCAGTACCCTTGTTCAAATACAAGGAACCAGCGCCAAGGCCCCAGAGCTCCGCTTTGGGTGATATCAATGAGGGTGGGTACTCCCCTGAAAGACGCGAGTCATTCGTCAACTTTGCCAACCGTACACCCAATATCTCTCCCAGATCTACCTTCCCTGGGTCCTTATTGGCAATGAATGCTAGAAATCAGAGCTCGCCTAATTCAGAATGGAGCTATGGTATCCCGCATTGGCTTGACATCTCATATTGGAACCCTGATACGTACAGAGAGTCGCGGCGGATCTTGAAAAATGACCCCAATGCTCCAATCCCATATACCGTCACTAAGCGGTCCAAGGTTTTTGTCCCGCGAGTCCGGATGTACGAAATCCAGATGATGGGTGTCATGGAGAGTGAGCAGTCGAACATCTCGATTCCATATCTTCTTGAAGGCCAAGGTGTTTCCAGAGGACAGACTGCTGGTTTTGGCTCAGGCCCAGCTAGCTTAGCCGCACCCGGCAGGTCTCGACATCAGCTAAGTGACAGCCTTCGGCCGGAACCGTATCGTCAGAACATGGCGAATCCAAAAGGCCCGACACCTGGTGGATCGAAAAGAAGGACGCAAAAGTCGGTGCTTTCATGGATGGACCAGTATGATGATAACATCTTCCAGGCGTTTCCTAAACCTCAGCGAAAGCATACCAGGCCGAGGAAGAGATTTAGTGAGCCTGAGGTCCAAGCATCTGGTCTTCATGAGAGACTCTCTGCAAGGTCTGTAACGCGGTTAAGAGAGCACGAGATACAATCTGAGCGCGACCATTCTCCGCACTCGTTCCCGCGGAAGATCGAACCAACGGGACTCGCAACACCTGTTAGCCCTGTGTCGACTAAAAATGTTTCTCCCAAGAAACCGTCTCTGAAGCCTCTGTCCACGGCTAGGACGTCAAAAATATCGCGTACGATCAGCTTTGCTCTGCGGGGGTTAGGTGCTACGCCGCCAAGAGCTCAGGCAAGCACGGAGGTCAATGTCGAACATGCCAAAGCTCTGCCCATGTTTAATCAGAAGCCACCAGTGACAACATCTGCGGATTGGAGGAATGCGGACTCCCGAAGCTCATCAGACGCAGGATCAGTATCGACATCCGGATCGACAGCCACCGCCGAAGCACAACCTCCTACGCCCCAGAGGCCTGTTCGAAACACAGCTATTACGCCATCCAGGCCGATATCCATCAAAGTTCCTCCCAAGAAGCCGTCCGGGGACGGGGAGCAAGCGGACCGCTCGGAATCATTGTCGTCCACGGTCACTGAGATCCCTCTGCATGACGCCCGTCACGAGCGACAGGCGAGGAAGTTGGGCCCTAGATTCGAGATGACAATGCGTGACTACTCCGCCAAGAGCCCACCAGGTAAGGCGTTGGCTCACTGGGTGCGATCAATCAACCCTTGCAATACACCAAGGGAGGTACTGCGTGACACCACATGGTTTGGTCGCTGGCAGCATGCATATCCGAGACCCCCGCATGTTGCAGTGGTCAAGTGGAAGAGTTTGAAATCTCCTGCCATTTTACCTCTGACGACGGAGGAGTTTCCAACGCTTAATGAGCTAAGCTCTGATTACCTGCAGACACCGTACCGCGTTTTTCCTAATGATGACGCAGAGGGGTTTGAAGCGCCCAAGACTCGAGGAATCCTTATGCGGGAACTGATTTCATTGCGTCTTTCTCACGGCTTCCAGATCGTTGTCGGAAAAAATGTCGCTGAAGCTTCTGGACAGTATGCACTGGAGTCACTGAACGTTTTTGATACCAGCAACTTGGAACGAGATGGCACTTATATCTTTCTCTCGAAGGGAAACACCATCCACCGTCTTATCTGCGTGGACAGCCTGGAAATAGAAGTGACCCGCTTCACGCACCAGAACTCCTCGGCCTTAAATCGTTATAGAAAAGGTGGCCGTATTCCTTACTCGCCGGCCATACGGACGATTCTGAACTCAGAATATGAAGTCAAGAATCTTGAGCTTGACTCGACGGTGGAAGAGTATAACTGGAACTACGCTGATAACTACATTGCGGGTCATCGGGACTATCTGTTCAATCCAGCTCAGCAGCTCCATTTCTGGCGAGTTCGTTATGTCTTGATTCCAATGCGCTTACAGGTTACTTCTCGACGCCATCTGCAGTCTTTCAATGAGgacaatgaagaagaaatccATCTACTCGGAATCAGCCAGTTAACGCATATCTGGCAGCGGCATAAATACGTCCCACCTGAGAATCGATTTGAGAGCTCCAATAAGAAACATGTCCAGAATCCTCTCAACATTATGTACCAAACGGCGAACCCATCGGAAGTGGTCGCGGCAGAATTGGACCGGATTATACTCACAGATCCTGGTCATGATAACCCACCAGCGCAGTTACTGCCGGAGCTTCTTGAACGCTCAAACATCACCCTCTCCTCGTTGGCGCAGATCATCCAGGAGGACAAGGGAGTGCGCATGATGGACCGACGATGGCACTGGCGACTGCATTACAACTGCTTTATTGGCTTCGAGTTCACAACGTGGCTTTTCCAAAATTTCGATGATATCCATAGCCGCGAGGAAGCGGTGGAGTTTGGCAATGAGTTGATGCAGGCTGGTCTCTTCCAGCATGTGGAGAAAAGACATAATTTCCGAGACGGCAACTACTTCTACCAAATCTCCAGTGAATACCGTGTATCGCGGCCTGAGTCGAGGGGCAGTTGGTTCCCGCAGATACGACCGGATAAGTCAGCTCCTACGACTCCAGCTACGGAGCAGTTCAAGGACTCCCCTGCAAGCACAAATACACATTCCCGGACCGGCAGTCTCGAGGAAAGCACCAACTCAAGCCAACCTCCGAATACACCATCAAAGTCGAAGAACAAGGCTGCGATCATGTTGTCAAAGACAATGAAATACGACGTTGATCCCAGGAAACGCTCGAACCGAACAGAAGTTATCGACCTGCACTACGACCGTCTCCACAACCCCGAGAACTGCTTCCACATCGAACTCACCTGGATGAACACAACGCCCAAACTAATCGAAGACACGGTGATGTCCTGGGCCACAACCGCCGACAAGTTCGGCCTCAAACTAGTCCAAGTACCCATCGGTGAAGCCACATCAATCTCAGAAACACAACCCTTCCGCAAACCATACCGCATCCGCCTCAAactcccaccaccaccaaaagCACCGGCACCCACAATCTTCAAccaaaacaacaacaacgccGCCTCCTTTACACAATCCTCAGACTCCGCCCCCACAACAACTACAAACGACCACCTCTATTTCCAAAAAGCACTCCTCCGCAAATTTGACTTCGTCCTAGACTTCGAACCCCGCTCCGCATTCCCCCAGGACGTCGAGGTGTCCTATTCCTGGGGAACACCGGACTACCAGTATCCGCAGTACATCCACCGCTCAGGAAGCATTCTCGCCCAAATCACTGACGAAGGcgacttcctcctcctcgccaACCGCCTTGTCAGCACCCGCAGCCCCGTCTCTACAACCTCCCGCTCCGCTGAACGCCGCAACGCAGCGCCCGAACACCCCGTCGACCGCATCTCCCCGCGCCTATCACCCCTAATACGCCCAATCCACGATTCTCCCATGTCCCCGCAACTCTCAATGCACCCTCACCCTCATCCTCACCCTCCCCATCCACATCAACACCTCCACCCCCAcaaccaacaacaccaacaccaacccacGAACCCCCCCATAATCGACACAGCCAACCTCTACCGCGCCCCCGAACACATCCTCTCCAGCCTCGCCGACTTCTGCGCCGACGCCCACAGACTAGAATCCTTCTATGCAGAGTCCATGCACATAACCACGCGCCCTGCATCAACAAGCGCGGGACCCGCAGCCCTAAACACGTCCTCGTCATCGCTTATGGACGCGTCCATTCCGTCGCTCGAGTTGCCGGCTAGTGTTGTTAGTCACCACATTGCTGCGTCGCATTCGGGCGGGTTGAATCCGCCGGCACCGGTTAGGGTTGCGTCGGATGGGATTGTTTCGACCGTTGGGGCTGCTGGTGGTAGTAccagtggtggtggtgttacGAGGCCGAGGAGGGATAGTAAGAGTTATAAGGGAAGTCCAAGGAGCGGGGGGTTGAGGCCTTTGCGGTTGAGTTGA